In the Verrucomicrobiota bacterium genome, TTCAGCCTCCATGGTTTCCGCCAGGGGCCGCAGGATCTGGGCGATGCGCGAGGTGCGTACGCCGAACTCGATCTGCAGGCTGAACGTCTTGGTCATCACGGCCGTATCCTCGATGAAAGCCGGGGCGAAATCGTTGCCGTCGTCCACCGCGATGATCGCCTGCGCAATGATTTTCCGGTACCAGACGTTTTCCGACAACCCTTTCAAGAGGTAAAGGACGTCCCGGATGTGGATCCCGGACTCGATCAGCAGGCAAAACGCCCGGGCAAACGTGGCCATGATGACCATCCGCTGGATCATGCCGAAGATCGGTATGCTCAGCACGAATCTGTGCAGCCGCCAGTTGCGGGCGATCAGCTTCGGGCTGCGGAGGATCAGGAGGACGAGCGTCGCCACCATGCCGAGCGCGGGGATCGGGTACTGGGTAAAAAACTTCGAGACGCCGACCACGATCTGGGTCTGGGCCGGCAGGGCCATGTTCACTGAACTGTACAGCCCGGCAAACGTCGGCACCACCTGCCACATCAGGTAGGTGATCATCAGCATAATGACGATCGTGATGATCATCGGGTACATCA is a window encoding:
- a CDS encoding type II secretion system F family protein, coding for MAKFKVIAVNDAGKFEVRREEADSLQELEKRYLAERVPLVTARKLPEHGDPKPDRTDAPLKQKILFFRQLANCNQIGMDVLESYRLIESSMIDTKFLGIFTQKNKMREIVATMRRGIEEGESQSVLMARYPKLFDEVTLALLRSGESSGRLVDTCEQIVTLLQRSSEIKREVRSVMMYPMIITIVIMLMITYLMWQVVPTFAGLYSSVNMALPAQTQIVVGVSKFFTQYPIPALGMVATLVLLILRSPKLIARNWRLHRFVLSIPIFGMIQRMVIMATFARAFCLLIESGIHIRDVLYLLKGLSENVWYRKIIAQAIIAVDDGNDFAPAFIEDTAVMTKTFSLQIEFGVRTSRIAQILRPLAETMEAE